From Carassius auratus strain Wakin chromosome 22, ASM336829v1, whole genome shotgun sequence, a single genomic window includes:
- the LOC113040131 gene encoding zinc transporter 7-like, with the protein MLPLSIKDDEYKPAKFSLFVKISGWFRSILADKTSRNLFFFLCLNLSFAFVELLFGIWTNSLGLISDSFHMFFDCTALLAGLAASVISRWRSNDSFSYGYVRAEVLAGFVNGLFLIFTAFFIFSEGVERALEPPDVNHERLLPVSIAGLLVNLVGIFVFQHGGHGHSHGDEGHGHSHSLFNGSVGHGHSHGGHGHSHGSKHGHDDHGHSHEGHGHSHGGHGHSHDDPHCHDDHSLTPGTGSSKQILQGVFLHIVADTLGSVGVIISAILMQKYDLMIADPICSMLIALLIGVSVVPLLRESIGILMQRTPSSLDHTLPECYQRVQQLQGVYNLQEPHFWTLCTDVHIGTLKLLVAPDADSRWILSQTHNIFTQVGVRQLYVQIDVAAM; encoded by the exons ATGCTCCCGCTGTCCATCAAAGACGATGAGTACAAACCCGCCAAATTCAGCCTGTTCGTCAAGATATCGGGCTGGTTCAG ATCAATTCTTGCTGATAAAACTTCTCGCAATCTGTTTTTCTTCCTGTGTTTGAACCTGTCCTTCGCCTTCGTGGAGCTGCTGTTTGGCATATGGACTAACAG TTTAGGTTTGATATCCGATTCCTTTCACATGTTCTTCGACTGCACGGCTCTCCTGGCAGGCCTCGCAGCGTCCGTCATCTCACGCTGGAGGTCCAATGACTCCTTCTCATACGG GTATGTCAGGGCAGAAGTACTCGCAGGATTCGTGAATGGCCTCTTCCTCATCTTTACCGCCTTCTTTATCTTCTCAGAAGGAGTGGAG AGGGCGCTTGAACCCCCTGATGTGAACCATGAGCGTTTGCTCCCGGTGTCTATAGCTGGGCTGCTGGTGAATCTTGTAGGAATATTCGTTTTTCAACATGGAGGACATGGGCATTCACATGGTGATGAAG GTCATGGCCACAGTCACTCTCTATTTAATGGCAGTGTGGGACATGGACACAGTCATGGAGGCCACGGCCACAGTCACGGGTCCAAACATGGACACGACGATCACGGACATTCACATGAAGGACACGGACATTCACACGGAGGACACGGACATTCACACGATGATCCTCACTGCCATG ATGACCATTCGCTCACACCAGGAACAGGCTCCAGCAAGCAGATATTACAAG GAGTTTTTCTCCACATTGTTGCGGACACGTTGGGCAGTGTCGGCGTCATTATATCAGCCATCCTAATGCAAAAATACGACCTGATGATCGCCGACCCCATCTGCTCCATGCTCATCGCGCTTCTCATAGGAGTGAG TGTGGTTCCTCTGCTCAGGGAATCCATTGGGATCTTGATGCAACGGACGCCTTCTTCTCTGGACCATACTCTTCCTGAATGCTACCAGAGG GTCCAGCAGCTTCAGGGTGTCTATAACCTCCAAGAACCTCACTTCTGGACCCTTTGCACAGACGTCCACATTGGCACACTCAAACTCCTTGTGGCGCCCGATGCAGATTCTAGATGGATTCTCAGCCAAACGCACAACATTTTCACACAG GTTGGCGTCAGACAACTGTATGTCCAGATTGATGTGGCAGCCATGTAG